From one Streptomyces spiramyceticus genomic stretch:
- a CDS encoding SsgA family sporulation/cell division regulator translates to MNTTVSCELHLRLVVSSESSLPVPAGLRYDTADPYAVHATFHTGAEETVEWVFARDLLAEGLHRPTGTGDVRVWPSRSHGQGVVCIALSSPEGEALLEAPARALESFLKRTDAAVPPGTEHRHFDLDTELSHILAEN, encoded by the coding sequence ATGAACACCACGGTCAGCTGCGAGCTGCACCTGCGCCTCGTTGTGTCGAGCGAGTCATCACTGCCTGTACCCGCGGGCCTGCGGTATGACACGGCCGATCCTTACGCCGTGCATGCCACCTTCCACACCGGAGCCGAGGAAACCGTCGAGTGGGTGTTCGCCCGTGACCTCCTCGCCGAGGGCCTGCACCGGCCCACCGGCACCGGAGACGTCAGAGTCTGGCCGTCGCGCAGTCACGGCCAGGGTGTCGTCTGCATCGCCCTGAGCTCCCCGGAAGGAGAAGCACTGCTCGAAGCCCCGGCGCGGGCGCTGGAGTCGTTCCTGAAGCGGACGGACGCCGCGGTGCCACCCGGCACCGAGCATCGTCACTTCGATCTCGACACCGAACTCTCACACATCCTGGCGGAGAACTGA
- a CDS encoding CGNR zinc finger domain-containing protein: MLIPHDTRRALDVVVDLVNTAPESEPESEQTDRLADIEALYGFVRLHNVSDVGELTEKDLRAVQDVRARFADVFSAPDPRTGAELINQLVAAAGTTPRLTDHDGFDWHVHYFAPGASIADHLAADCGMALAFIVVSGEQERLRRCEAPDCRRAFVDLSRNRSRRYCDSRTCGNRLHVAAYRARRKEAAG, encoded by the coding sequence GTGCTGATCCCCCACGACACCCGGCGAGCACTCGACGTCGTCGTCGATCTGGTGAACACGGCGCCCGAGAGCGAGCCGGAGAGCGAGCAGACCGACCGGCTCGCGGACATCGAGGCGCTGTACGGCTTCGTACGGCTCCACAACGTCAGCGACGTGGGTGAACTCACCGAGAAGGATCTGAGGGCCGTACAGGACGTACGAGCCCGCTTCGCGGACGTGTTCTCGGCGCCCGACCCCCGTACCGGCGCGGAGCTGATCAACCAGCTGGTGGCGGCCGCCGGGACCACGCCCCGGCTGACCGACCACGACGGCTTCGACTGGCACGTGCACTACTTCGCGCCCGGCGCCTCCATCGCGGACCATCTCGCGGCGGACTGCGGGATGGCCCTCGCCTTCATAGTCGTCTCCGGCGAGCAGGAGCGGCTGCGGCGGTGCGAGGCGCCGGACTGCCGGCGGGCGTTCGTCGATCTGTCGCGCAACCGCTCCCGCCGCTACTGCGACAGCCGCACCTGCGGAAACCGGCTGCATGTGGCGGCGTACCGGGCACGCCGCAAGGAAGCCGCGGGCTGA
- a CDS encoding DsbA family protein produces the protein MSDSIPARPVVLDIWCDLQCPDCHSALDDVRALRERYGDRLELRLRHFPLEKNKHAYAAAQAAEEAVDQGKDWPYVEALLARTKDLAAKGEPVLLDVARELGLDTEEFDTALIDGRHLLIVDADQAEGKAIGVTGTPTYVIDGERLDGGKSQEGLRERIEEIVDRLLARS, from the coding sequence ATGAGCGACTCCATCCCCGCCCGTCCCGTCGTCCTCGACATCTGGTGCGACCTCCAGTGCCCCGACTGCCACTCCGCGCTCGACGACGTGCGCGCCCTGCGCGAGCGGTACGGCGACCGTCTGGAACTGCGGCTGCGGCACTTCCCCCTCGAAAAGAACAAGCACGCCTACGCCGCCGCCCAGGCCGCCGAGGAAGCGGTCGACCAGGGCAAGGACTGGCCGTACGTGGAGGCGCTTCTCGCCCGTACCAAGGACCTGGCGGCGAAGGGTGAGCCGGTGCTCCTCGATGTGGCACGCGAACTGGGTCTGGACACCGAGGAGTTCGACACCGCCCTGATCGACGGCCGGCACCTCCTGATCGTCGACGCCGACCAGGCCGAGGGCAAGGCCATCGGCGTCACCGGCACCCCGACGTACGTCATCGACGGGGAGCGGCTGGACGGCGGCAAGAGCCAGGAGGGGCTGCGCGAGCGCATCGAGGAGATCGTCGACCGTCTGCTCGCCCGCTCCTGA
- a CDS encoding GNAT family N-acetyltransferase, with protein MTTTLRPTAPLQQGPDGAKSRTYEVCVNGRPVGTIELATDPRYGSGAGRITALHINEADRHRGRATVAALAAEEVLRGWGCDRVDVSVPPEATAALNLAAALGYTERSRNMFKTLPAQAPALPEGVAGRPMTGSEYDAWLAHAKARYARTLAERGLPEEAAQAKADADHAALVGPATPGTYLGVLTRDDTVVGTLWLSLRHPLPGRSGAFVFDVEVAEGHRGQGHGRSLMRLAEGEALAAGAERIGLDVFADNTPALRLYESLGYEPVMYHLYKQLL; from the coding sequence ATGACCACAACTCTGCGGCCGACCGCGCCGCTCCAGCAGGGCCCGGACGGCGCCAAGTCACGTACGTACGAAGTGTGCGTGAACGGCCGCCCGGTCGGCACGATCGAGCTCGCGACGGATCCCCGCTACGGGTCAGGGGCCGGCCGCATCACCGCACTGCACATCAACGAGGCCGACCGGCACCGCGGGCGGGCGACGGTTGCCGCGCTCGCCGCCGAGGAAGTACTGCGCGGCTGGGGATGCGACCGCGTGGACGTCTCCGTGCCGCCGGAGGCGACGGCGGCGCTGAACCTGGCCGCCGCCCTCGGCTACACCGAACGCAGCCGCAACATGTTCAAAACGCTGCCCGCGCAGGCCCCCGCGCTGCCCGAAGGCGTCGCGGGCAGACCGATGACCGGGAGCGAGTACGACGCCTGGCTCGCCCACGCCAAGGCCCGTTACGCACGGACCCTGGCCGAGCGCGGACTCCCCGAGGAGGCGGCGCAGGCCAAGGCCGATGCCGATCACGCCGCTCTCGTCGGACCCGCCACCCCCGGCACGTACCTCGGCGTCCTGACCCGCGACGACACGGTCGTGGGCACGCTCTGGCTGTCGCTGCGGCACCCGCTCCCCGGCCGGAGCGGCGCCTTCGTCTTCGACGTCGAAGTGGCCGAGGGGCACCGAGGTCAGGGGCACGGACGTTCCCTGATGCGGCTCGCCGAGGGCGAGGCGCTGGCGGCCGGGGCCGAGCGCATCGGGCTCGATGTCTTCGCGGACAACACCCCGGCCCTGCGGCTGTACGAATCACTCGGCTACGAGCCGGTGATGTACCACCTCTACAAGCAGCTGCTCTAG
- a CDS encoding aminotransferase class IV gives MKLWVDGGLQDAATARVSVLDHGLTVGDGIFETVKATRGRTFALTRHLERLARSARGLGLPEPDLDEVRRACAAVLDANPMELGRLRITYTGGTSPLGSERGDAGPTLVVALGECARRPDSTAVITVPWTRNERGALTGLKTTSYAENVVALARAREQGASEALFANTVGQLCEGTGSNVFVVLEGRLLTPPVSSGCLAGITRALAVEWTGAEETDLPLDVLERAEEVFLTSTLRDVQAVHRIDGRRLPDAPGPVTAKAMRVFDERAASDLDP, from the coding sequence ATGAAGCTTTGGGTCGACGGCGGGCTGCAGGACGCGGCCACCGCCAGGGTGTCCGTACTGGACCACGGTCTGACCGTGGGGGACGGCATATTCGAGACCGTGAAGGCGACCCGGGGACGGACCTTCGCCCTGACCCGGCACCTGGAGCGGCTGGCCCGGTCCGCCCGCGGCCTCGGCCTGCCCGAGCCCGACCTCGACGAGGTACGCCGCGCCTGCGCCGCCGTCCTGGACGCCAACCCCATGGAGCTCGGCCGCCTGCGCATCACCTACACCGGCGGCACCTCGCCGCTCGGCTCCGAGCGCGGGGACGCCGGTCCCACGCTGGTCGTGGCGCTGGGGGAGTGCGCCCGCCGCCCCGACAGCACCGCTGTCATCACCGTCCCGTGGACGCGCAACGAGCGCGGCGCCCTCACCGGACTCAAGACCACGTCGTACGCCGAGAACGTGGTCGCACTCGCCCGCGCACGCGAACAGGGCGCCTCCGAGGCGCTGTTCGCGAACACCGTCGGACAGCTCTGCGAGGGCACCGGCTCCAATGTCTTCGTCGTACTCGAAGGCCGGCTGCTCACCCCGCCCGTCTCGTCCGGCTGCCTCGCCGGGATCACGCGGGCCCTGGCCGTCGAATGGACCGGCGCCGAGGAGACCGACCTGCCGCTGGACGTGCTGGAGCGGGCCGAGGAGGTCTTCCTGACGTCCACCCTGCGCGATGTCCAGGCGGTGCACCGGATCGACGGGCGCCGGCTGCCGGACGCCCCCGGACCCGTGACGGCCAAGGCCATGCGCGTCTTCGACGAGCGCGCCGCGTCGGACCTGGATCCGTAA
- a CDS encoding chorismate-binding protein, with amino-acid sequence MHDLPPLARFGGLVASDLRDVTSDPAALDSAGFWAVAADFEGRLVCARFGDVRKEPVPAPVPGKWHGPAAGAWTSSMDRAAYTEGVRRIREHIAAGDVYQANLCRVLTAPLPDPAGADVDALTALLARGNPAPYAGTIRLPAHGVEIATASPELYLRRDGRTVESGPIKGTGRTADDLLEKDHAENVMIVDLVRNDLGRVAATGSVTVPELCVVEPHPGLVHLVSTVRAELAPGAGWAGLLAATFPPGSVTGAPKASALTIIKALETAPRGPYCGGIGWVDADRGTGELAVGIRTFWIDRTVPGGPVLRFGTGAGITWGSDPEREWDETELKASRLLAVASGTYRATERTVS; translated from the coding sequence GTGCACGACCTTCCCCCTTTGGCCCGCTTCGGCGGCCTTGTCGCCTCTGACCTGCGCGATGTCACCAGTGACCCCGCCGCTCTCGACTCCGCCGGCTTCTGGGCCGTCGCAGCGGACTTCGAGGGCCGTCTCGTCTGCGCCCGCTTCGGCGACGTACGCAAGGAGCCGGTTCCCGCCCCTGTGCCGGGCAAGTGGCACGGGCCCGCCGCCGGTGCCTGGACGTCCTCCATGGACCGCGCCGCGTACACCGAGGGCGTACGCCGCATCCGCGAGCACATAGCCGCAGGCGATGTCTACCAGGCCAACCTCTGCCGCGTCCTGACCGCGCCGCTGCCCGACCCGGCGGGCGCCGACGTCGACGCGCTCACCGCGCTGCTCGCCCGCGGCAACCCGGCGCCGTACGCAGGAACGATCCGGCTGCCGGCGCACGGCGTGGAGATCGCCACCGCCTCGCCCGAGCTCTACCTGCGCAGGGACGGGCGGACCGTCGAGTCCGGGCCGATCAAGGGAACCGGGCGTACGGCGGACGATCTCCTGGAGAAGGACCACGCCGAGAATGTCATGATCGTGGACCTCGTCCGCAACGACCTGGGCCGAGTCGCCGCCACCGGATCGGTGACCGTCCCCGAGCTGTGCGTGGTCGAACCGCATCCCGGCCTCGTCCACCTCGTCTCCACCGTGCGCGCCGAGCTCGCGCCCGGCGCCGGATGGGCCGGGCTGCTCGCGGCGACGTTCCCGCCGGGCTCGGTGACCGGCGCACCGAAGGCCAGCGCCCTCACGATCATCAAGGCGCTGGAGACCGCGCCGCGCGGTCCGTACTGCGGGGGCATCGGCTGGGTCGACGCGGACCGTGGCACCGGTGAGCTGGCCGTCGGCATACGTACGTTCTGGATCGACCGCACCGTCCCCGGCGGCCCGGTCCTGCGTTTCGGTACGGGCGCGGGCATCACCTGGGGCTCCGACCCCGAGCGGGAATGGGACGAGACCGAACTCAAGGCCTCCAGGCTGCTCGCGGTAGCGTCGGGCACGTACCGGGCGACGGAAAGGACCGTTTCATGA
- a CDS encoding zf-TFIIB domain-containing protein: MQCPKCHAPMHTYNRNGVQIEQCSGCRGIFLDYGELESLTRLESQWAQQAPPAPPAPQAYPAAQAPAWGAPQHGHHGHHGGHHRQKGFGRMLFSS; this comes from the coding sequence ATGCAGTGTCCCAAGTGCCATGCGCCCATGCACACGTACAACCGCAATGGTGTCCAGATCGAGCAGTGCAGCGGTTGCCGCGGGATATTTCTCGACTACGGGGAGCTCGAGTCGCTGACCCGTCTCGAATCCCAGTGGGCCCAGCAGGCGCCGCCCGCGCCACCGGCCCCGCAGGCCTACCCCGCCGCCCAAGCACCCGCCTGGGGCGCCCCGCAGCACGGCCACCACGGTCACCACGGCGGCCACCACAGGCAGAAGGGCTTCGGCCGGATGCTCTTCTCCTCCTGA
- a CDS encoding aminoglycoside phosphotransferase family protein — protein MTVTVAQALRAVAHDVAQLPPPRRPRKRPADPCACPHPDVLADRPDGTVVRHGDVVAKSHAPDTGLAALTARIATAAAPPLAGILLPPLPVPAAETGFTTLLHGRPLSLWPYGSPVDPEDPDAAPWEDAATLLARLHAVAPGELRPPEPLPPMRGPAKAARAIARMRAVAGTHPATASILRAWAGLPAWARDEAPAPKNRTALCHGDLHLGQLVRHPAPDGPWLLIDVDDMGIGDPAWDLARPAAWYAAGLLAPDVWDRFLGSYRAAGGTAVRPEGDPWPQLDVPARALTVQTAALALAKSAAENRPLDEVEEMLIEACVRISALRPELECEATP, from the coding sequence GTGACCGTAACCGTCGCGCAAGCGCTGCGCGCCGTAGCGCATGACGTGGCGCAGCTCCCCCCACCGCGCCGCCCGCGCAAGCGCCCCGCGGACCCCTGCGCCTGCCCGCACCCCGATGTCCTCGCCGACCGCCCGGACGGCACGGTCGTACGCCACGGAGACGTCGTCGCGAAATCCCACGCCCCGGACACCGGCCTCGCCGCCCTCACCGCACGCATCGCCACGGCCGCCGCCCCGCCCCTCGCCGGCATCCTCCTGCCACCGCTGCCCGTACCGGCCGCTGAGACCGGGTTCACCACGCTGCTGCACGGACGGCCGTTGAGCCTCTGGCCGTACGGATCCCCGGTCGACCCGGAGGACCCCGACGCGGCCCCCTGGGAGGACGCGGCAACTCTCCTCGCCCGGCTGCACGCGGTCGCCCCGGGCGAGCTCCGGCCCCCGGAGCCGTTGCCACCCATGCGCGGCCCCGCCAAGGCAGCCCGGGCCATCGCCCGCATGCGGGCAGTGGCGGGCACCCATCCCGCCACGGCGTCCATCCTCCGCGCCTGGGCCGGCCTCCCGGCCTGGGCCCGGGACGAGGCCCCCGCCCCCAAGAACCGCACCGCCCTCTGCCACGGCGACCTGCACCTCGGCCAACTCGTCCGCCACCCCGCCCCCGACGGCCCCTGGCTGCTCATCGACGTGGACGACATGGGCATCGGCGACCCTGCCTGGGACCTGGCCCGCCCCGCCGCCTGGTACGCAGCCGGCCTGCTCGCGCCCGACGTCTGGGACCGCTTCCTCGGCTCGTACCGCGCCGCAGGCGGTACGGCCGTCCGCCCCGAGGGTGACCCCTGGCCGCAGCTCGACGTGCCCGCCCGAGCCCTGACGGTCCAGACCGCGGCCCTCGCCCTCGCCAAGTCGGCGGCCGAGAACCGGCCGTTGGACGAGGTGGAGGAGATGCTGATCGAGGCGTGCGTCCGAATCTCGGCCCTACGGCCCGAGTTGGAGTGCGAAGCGACGCCGTAG
- a CDS encoding serine/threonine-protein kinase gives MAMMRLRREDPRVVGSFRLHRRLGAGGMGVVYLGSDRRGQRVALKVIRPDLAEDQEFRSRFAREVSAARRIRGGCTARLVAADLEADRPWFATQYVPGPSLHDKVADEGPLAASEVASIGAALSEGLVAVHEAGVVHRDLKPSNILLSPKGPRIIDFGIAWATGASTLTHVGTAVGSPGFLAPEQVRGAAVTPATDVFALGATLAYAATADSPFGQGSSEVMLYRVVHEEPQLLGVPDALAPLVRACLAKDPEERPSTLQLSMRLMEIAAREAQGVAEVRPPAQRGEHDWPTGRHADQDAERGRATGTPAPRAQVPRASSSRTGARPTAAPRSTTRSGARTNGRPGTRPGTRPGARTTSTGRRPANTRLLRQRIVVFVVVTLLVALGIAAAQGCQGPARSLGATLDGRDAAAIGAAGTALDLDVTRQSR, from the coding sequence ATGGCGATGATGCGGCTCCGGCGCGAGGACCCGCGTGTCGTCGGCTCGTTCAGGCTTCACCGGCGGCTGGGGGCGGGCGGCATGGGCGTCGTCTATCTGGGCTCCGACCGGCGTGGCCAGCGCGTCGCGCTGAAGGTGATCCGGCCGGACCTGGCGGAGGATCAGGAGTTCAGGTCACGCTTCGCGCGCGAGGTGTCGGCGGCGCGGAGGATCCGGGGCGGCTGTACGGCGCGGCTGGTGGCGGCCGATCTGGAGGCGGACCGGCCGTGGTTCGCGACCCAGTACGTGCCCGGCCCCTCGCTGCACGACAAGGTCGCCGACGAGGGTCCGCTGGCCGCCTCCGAGGTGGCCTCGATCGGTGCGGCGCTGTCGGAAGGACTCGTCGCCGTGCACGAGGCCGGGGTCGTCCACCGAGACCTCAAGCCGTCGAACATCCTGCTGTCGCCCAAGGGGCCCCGGATCATCGACTTCGGCATCGCCTGGGCGACCGGCGCGAGCACCCTCACGCATGTCGGTACGGCCGTCGGGTCCCCCGGCTTCCTCGCGCCCGAGCAGGTGCGCGGCGCGGCGGTCACTCCGGCCACGGACGTCTTCGCGCTGGGCGCCACCCTCGCGTACGCCGCAACCGCGGACTCCCCCTTCGGGCAGGGCAGTTCGGAGGTCATGCTGTACCGGGTGGTGCACGAGGAGCCGCAGCTGCTCGGGGTGCCCGACGCGCTCGCGCCGTTGGTACGGGCCTGCCTCGCCAAGGATCCGGAGGAACGGCCCAGCACGCTCCAACTCTCCATGCGGCTCATGGAGATCGCGGCACGGGAGGCGCAGGGCGTCGCGGAGGTCCGGCCGCCCGCGCAGCGCGGGGAACACGACTGGCCGACTGGGCGGCACGCCGATCAGGACGCCGAGCGTGGGCGCGCGACGGGTACGCCCGCGCCCCGCGCGCAGGTCCCGCGCGCCTCGTCATCGCGTACGGGTGCACGCCCTACTGCGGCGCCGCGCAGTACGACGCGTTCCGGCGCGCGCACGAACGGACGGCCCGGGACCAGGCCGGGGACCAGGCCCGGGGCGCGGACCACATCGACCGGGCGGCGCCCCGCGAACACGAGGCTTCTGCGGCAGCGCATCGTCGTCTTCGTCGTGGTGACGCTGCTGGTGGCGCTGGGGATCGCGGCGGCGCAGGGCTGTCAGGGGCCGGCCAGAAGTCTCGGCGCAACTCTCGACGGCCGGGACGCGGCTGCCATCGGTGCCGCTGGTACCGCTCTCGACCTCGACGTGACGCGACAGAGCCGCTGA
- a CDS encoding TrmH family RNA methyltransferase encodes MADLITIDDPDDPRLRDYTGLTDVELRRKREPVEGLFIAEGEKVIRRAKHAGYEMRSMLLSAKWVDVMRDVIDEVPAPVYAVSPDLAERVTGYHVHRGALASMQRKPLPTADDLLATARRVVVMEAVNDHTNIGAIFRSAAALGMDAVLLSPDSADPLYRRSVKVSMGAVFSVPYARLESWPKDLENVREAGFKLLALTPDEKASAIEDAAPHRLGRVALMLGAEGDGLSRQALVAADEWVRIPMAHGVDSLNVGAAAAVAFYAVATGRPES; translated from the coding sequence GTGGCCGATCTCATCACCATCGACGACCCCGACGACCCGCGCCTGCGCGACTACACGGGCCTGACGGACGTAGAACTCCGACGCAAGCGCGAGCCCGTCGAGGGCCTCTTCATCGCCGAGGGCGAGAAGGTCATCAGACGCGCCAAACACGCCGGTTACGAGATGCGGTCGATGCTGCTCTCCGCCAAGTGGGTCGACGTCATGCGCGACGTCATCGACGAGGTCCCGGCTCCGGTGTACGCCGTGAGCCCGGACCTCGCCGAGCGCGTCACCGGCTACCACGTGCACCGCGGCGCGCTCGCGTCGATGCAGCGCAAGCCGCTCCCGACCGCCGACGACCTGCTCGCGACGGCCCGCCGGGTCGTCGTCATGGAGGCGGTCAACGACCACACCAACATCGGCGCGATCTTCCGCAGCGCCGCGGCGCTCGGCATGGACGCGGTACTGCTCTCCCCGGACAGCGCCGACCCGCTCTACCGCCGGTCGGTCAAGGTGTCCATGGGCGCGGTCTTCTCCGTGCCGTACGCACGCCTGGAATCCTGGCCCAAGGATCTCGAAAACGTGCGCGAGGCGGGCTTCAAGCTCCTCGCCCTCACGCCCGACGAGAAGGCCTCGGCGATCGAGGACGCCGCCCCGCACCGCCTCGGCCGGGTGGCGCTGATGCTCGGCGCCGAGGGCGACGGGCTGTCGAGGCAGGCGCTGGTCGCGGCCGACGAGTGGGTGCGCATCCCCATGGCGCACGGCGTCGACTCGCTGAACGTGGGCGCCGCGGCGGCGGTCGCGTTCTACGCGGTGGCGACGGGCCGCCCGGAGTCCTGA
- the cobA gene encoding uroporphyrinogen-III C-methyltransferase: MTAHAAAGDPHPAYPVGLRLAGRRVVVVGGGQVAQRRLPALIAAGADIVLVSPTATPSVEAMAEAGEIRWERRPYAEGDLADAWYALIASSDTAANNAASAEADRTRTWCVRSDDADAATAWTPATGRSEGVTVAVLTSGGPDPRRTAAVRDAIVEGLRDGTLVAPHHRTRTPGVALVGGGPGDPDLITVRGRRLLAEADVVIADRLGPRDLLDELPPHVEVIDAAKIPYGRFMAQEAINHALIEHAKAGKAVVRLKGGDPFVFGRGMEEAQALAEAGIPCTVVPGISSSISVPGAAGIPVTHRGVAHEFTVISGHVAPEDPRSLVDWKAVAGLRGTLVLLMAVERIGAIAEALTAYGRSPETPVAIIQEGTTAAQRRVDATLATVAERARAEDVRPPAVIVIGEVVTVGSK, encoded by the coding sequence ATGACCGCGCACGCCGCCGCAGGCGACCCGCATCCCGCCTACCCCGTCGGCCTCCGCCTCGCCGGGAGGCGCGTCGTCGTCGTCGGCGGTGGCCAAGTCGCCCAGCGCCGCCTCCCCGCGCTCATCGCGGCCGGCGCCGACATCGTTCTCGTATCGCCGACCGCCACCCCCTCCGTGGAGGCGATGGCAGAGGCGGGCGAGATCCGCTGGGAGCGCCGTCCGTACGCCGAGGGGGACCTGGCCGACGCCTGGTACGCCCTGATCGCGTCCAGCGACACGGCCGCCAACAACGCCGCATCCGCCGAAGCCGACCGCACCCGCACCTGGTGCGTCCGCAGCGACGACGCCGACGCGGCCACCGCCTGGACCCCGGCCACCGGCCGCTCCGAAGGCGTGACCGTAGCCGTCCTCACCAGCGGAGGCCCCGACCCCCGCCGCACCGCCGCCGTCCGCGACGCCATCGTCGAGGGCCTGCGCGACGGCACCCTCGTCGCCCCCCACCACCGCACCCGCACCCCGGGCGTCGCCCTGGTCGGCGGCGGACCCGGCGACCCGGACCTCATCACGGTCCGCGGCCGCCGCCTCCTCGCCGAGGCGGACGTCGTCATCGCCGACCGCCTCGGCCCGCGCGACCTCCTCGACGAACTCCCGCCGCACGTCGAGGTGATCGACGCCGCGAAGATCCCGTACGGCCGCTTCATGGCCCAGGAGGCCATCAACCACGCGCTCATCGAGCACGCCAAGGCGGGCAAGGCCGTCGTACGCCTCAAGGGCGGCGACCCGTTCGTGTTCGGCCGGGGCATGGAGGAGGCCCAGGCACTTGCCGAGGCGGGCATCCCGTGCACCGTCGTCCCGGGCATCTCCAGCTCCATCAGCGTCCCCGGCGCGGCCGGAATCCCTGTGACCCACCGGGGAGTTGCGCACGAGTTCACGGTGATCAGCGGCCACGTCGCCCCCGAGGACCCGCGCTCGCTCGTTGACTGGAAGGCGGTCGCGGGACTCCGCGGCACGCTGGTGCTCCTCATGGCGGTCGAGCGGATCGGCGCGATCGCGGAGGCCCTGACGGCGTACGGCCGCTCGCCGGAGACGCCTGTGGCGATCATCCAGGAGGGCACGACGGCCGCGCAGCGCCGCGTCGACGCGACGCTCGCGACGGTCGCCGAGAGGGCCAGGGCCGAGGACGTACGCCCGCCGGCCGTCATCGTCATCGGCGAGGTCGTCACCGTAGGGTCGAAGTAG